Proteins encoded by one window of Salvia splendens isolate huo1 chromosome 5, SspV2, whole genome shotgun sequence:
- the LOC121802665 gene encoding phosphoenolpyruvate carboxylase-like codes for MARKFEKMASIDAQLRALAPGKVSDDDKLVEYDALLLDRFLDILQSLHGENLRETVQDCYELSAEYEGKRDLKKLEELGNRLTNLDPEDSIVIAKAFSNMLNLANLAEEVQIASRRRNKTKKGDYTDESNATTESDIEETLKRLVFQLKKSPQQVFDALKNQTVDLVLTAHPTQAVRRSLLQKHGRIRNCLKQLYAKDITPDDKQELDEALQREIQAAFRTDEIRRTPPNPQDEMRAGMSYFHETICKGVPKFLRRVDTALKNIGINERIPYNAPLIQFSSWMGGDRDGNPRVTPEVTRDVCLLARMMAANLYYSQIEELMFELSMWRCNQELRVRADELHRSSNRDAKHFIEFWKTISVSEPYRVILGDVRDKLYQTRERSRHLLSQGTSDIPEDQTFTSVGQLLEPLELCYRSLNASGDGSIADGCLLDFLRQISTFGLSLVRLDIRQESERHTDVLDAVTKHLDIGSYRDWSEERRQEWLLSELSSKRPLFGSDLPKTEEIADVLGTFEVLAELQPDCFGAYIISMATAPSDVLAVELLQRECHVKKPLRVVPLFEKLADLVAAPASVAHLFSIEWYKERINGKQEVMLGYSDSGKDAGRLSAAWQLYKAQEELVKVANKYGVKLTMFHGRGGTVGRGGGPTHLAILSQPPESVQGSLRVTVQGEVIEQSFGEKNLCFRTLQRYTSATLEHGMNPPISPSPEWRELLDEITDVATEEYRSIVFKEPRFVEYFRLATPEMEYGRMNIGSRPSKRKPSGGIESLRAIPWIFAWTQTRFHLPVWLGFGGAFKHALKDGKKMMMLQDMYNKWPFFRVTIDLVEMVLAKGDPSIAALYDKLIVSKELWAFGEKLRTNYEETKSLVLQIAGHKDLLEGNPYLKQRLRLRDSYITTLNVCQAYTLKRIRDPNYHVEPNSTHSDLVKLNPTSDYAPGLEDTLILTMKGIAAGMHNTG; via the exons ATGGCAAGAAAATTTGAGAAGATGGCATCTATTGATGCCCAACTGAGGGCTTTGGCCCCCGGGAAAGTCTCCGATGACGACAAGCTAGTCGAGTACGACGCTCTGCTTTTGGATCGTTTCCTCGATATTCTTCAGAGCTTACATGGAGAAAATCTCAGGGAAACG GTGCAAGACTGCTACGAGCTTTCTGCAGAGTACGAGGGAAAGCGAGATCTAAAAAAGTTGGAAGAGCTTGGGAATAGGCTGACAAATTTGGATCCAGAAGATTCAATTGTGATTGCGAAAGCCTTTTCTAACATGCTCAACTTGGCCAACTTGGCCGAGGAGGTCCAGATTGCTTCTCGGAGGCGCAACAAGACCAAGAAAGGAGATTACACCGATGAGAGCAATGCAACAACTGAGTCGGACATAGAAGAGACTCTCAAGAGGTTGGTTTTTCAGTTGAAGAAGTCGCCTCAACAAGTTTTTGATGCGTTGAAGAATCAGACCGTGGATTTGGTCCTCACCGCTCATCCCACCCAGGCTGTTCGAAGATCGTTGCTTCAGAAACACGGAAG GATCCGTAATTGCTTAAAGCAATTGTATGCCAAAGACATAACTCCTGATGATAAACAGGAGCTAGATGAGGCTTTGCAGAGGGAG ATTCAAGCTGCTTTTAGAACTGATGAAATACGAAGGACCCCTCCTAACCCCCAAGACGAAATGAGGGCGGGGATGAGTTACTTCCATGAAACAATCTGCAAAGGCGTCCCAAAATTTCTGCGTCGTGTTGACACAGCACTGAAGAATATCGGGATCAATGAGCGCATCCCTTACAATGCTCCTCTAATCCAATTTTCTTCCTGGATGGGCGGAGACCGCGATG GCAATCCGAGGGTTACTCCTGAAGTGACGAGGGACGTATGCTTATTGGCCAGAATGATGGCTGCTAACTTGTACTATTCCCAAATAGAGGAGCTTATGTTTGAG TTATCTATGTGGCGTTGCAACCAAGAGCTTCGTGTCCGAGCTGATGAACTCCACAGGTCTTCTAATAGAGATGCAAAGCATTTCATAG AGTTTTGGAAAACGATATCCGTGAGCGAACCCTATCGTGTCATCCTCGGAGATGTGAGGGATAAGCTCTACCAAACACGCGAACGCTCTCGCCATTTATTATCTCAAGGAACATCAGATATCCCGGAAGACCAGACATTCACTTCTGTTGGGCAG TTGTTGGAACCTCTTGAGTTGTGCTATAGATCCCTAAATGCTTCTGGGGATGGCTCGATAGCGGATGGATGCCTTCTCGATTTTCTCCGCCAGATCTCCACGTTCGGGCTGTCCTTGGTGAGGCTTGACATACGGCAAGAGTCGGAGAGGCATACCGATGTCCTGGACGCCGTGACAAAGCACTTGGACATAGGCTCATACCGAGACTGGTCGGAGGAGAGGAGGCAGGAATGGCTCCTCTCCGAGCTGAGCAGCAAACGTCCCCTGTTCGGATCCGATCTCCCCAAAACGGAAGAGATCGCTGATGTCCTTGGCACGTTCGAGGTGCTGGCGGAGCTCCAACCGGACTGCTTCGGGGCATACATTATCTCAATGGCAACTGCACCTTCAGACGTGCTGGCGGTGGAGCTTCTACAGCGCGAGTGCCACGTGAAGAAGCCTCTAAGAGTCGTCCCGCTCTTTGAGAAGCTGGCTGATCTGGTGGCTGCTCCTGCTTCCGTTGCGCACCTCTTCTCCATCGAGTGGTACAAGGAGAGGATCAACGGGAAGCAGGAGGTCATGCTCGGGTACTCGGACTCGGGCAAAGATGCGGGCAGGCTGTCTGCAGCGTGGCAGCTCTACAAGGCTCAGGAAGAGCTCGTCAAAGTGGCCAACAAGTACGGCGTGAAGCTGACCATGTTCCACGGCCGTGGCGGAACTGTTGGGAGAGGAGGCGGCCCGACTCACCTGGCTATATTGTCTCAGCCCCCGGAGAGCGTGCAAGGGTCTCTCCGTGTCACAGTCCAGGGAGAAGTAATCGAGCAGTCCTTTGGCGAGAAGAACCTCTGTTTTAGAACACTCCAACGCTACACTTCCGCCACGCTGGAGCATGGCATGAACCCTCCCATCTCCCCGAGTCCTGAGTGGCGCGAGCTGCTTGACGAGATCACGGATGTTGCCACGGAGGAGTACCGGTCCATCGTCTTCAAAGAGCCACGCTTTGTCGAGTACTTCCGCCTT GCCACCCCTGAGATGGAGTATGGTAGGATGAACATCGGGAGCCGGCCATCAAAACGGAAGCCAAGCGGAGGGATCGAGTCCCTGCGTGCAATCCCATGGATCTTCGCGTGGACGCAGACGAGATTCCATCTCCCGGTGTGGCTAGGGTTCGGAGGGGCATTCAAACACGCGTTAAAGGAcgggaagaagatgatgatgctGCAAGACATGTACAACAAATGGCCATTCTTCCGAGTGACAATCGACCTAGTGGAGATGGTGTTGGCAAAGGGAGACCCGAGCATTGCGGCCTTGTACGACAAGCTCATAGTCTCGAAAGAGCTCTGGGCTTTCGGCGAGAAACTGAGGACAAACTACGAGGAGACAAAGTCGCTTGTGCTGCAGATCGCAGGGCATAAGGATCTCTTGGAAGGGAACCCATACTTGAAGCAACGGCTGCGGCTGCGCGACTCCTACATCACGACGTTGAACGTGTGCCAAGCCTACACACTGAAGCGGATCCGTGATCCCAACTACCATGTGGAGCCCAACTCCACTCATTCAGACCTCGTCAAGCTCAACCCCACCAGCGACTACGCGCCAGGATTGGAAGACACCCTCATCTTGACCATGAAGGGCATTGCTGCCGGAATGCACAACACTGGTTGA
- the LOC121805358 gene encoding dol-P-Man:Man(6)GlcNAc(2)-PP-Dol alpha-1,2-mannosyltransferase-like — protein MALTTRQRRSSPPDLQTAPSPSPYSKVDKPDKSAGHDDQRLGWFLPLLSLAVLRYMSASSNIIHDCDEVFNYWEPLHFLLYKTGFQTWEYSSQFALRSYLYIIFHNLVGYPAAWWFGEEKVRVFYAVRIFLAIFSVIADAALVVALSRKYGKRLASYTLAMLCLASGCFFASTSFLPSSFSMYAMSLSSALYLFEKPAAAVLSAATGVILGWPFSVLAFLPLTTFSLKKRFKHAFLSGVITSLFLLALSAVVDHYYYGKWTSSVLNLLVYNVLGGGESHLYGTEGPLFYLKNGFNNFNFCFILALLFIVILPIVKKKYAPDLLVIISPVYIWLAFMSLQPHKEERFLYPIYPLICVAASAVIDSLPDLFRDKYNPNDPSVLVTIAKTMRPLVLGLILCASHSRTFSLINGYSAPVEIYKHLEHYDDVGEGSVLCVGSEWHRFPSSFFVPEYIGQVKWIDDGFRGLLPLPFNATLGGTSAAPPYFNNKNLASDQQYLQDIDKCTFLVELHLERPYIPRGSDLNTWEVMAAMHYLDREMSPPKYRSFFIPYLWQQNNVFGLYKLLKRIPK, from the exons ATGGCTCTAACAACGAGGCAGCGGCGCTCCTCGCCGCCGGATCTCCAGACGGCGCCGTCCCCTTCTCCCTACTCCAAGGTCGACAAGCCGGATAAGTCAGCCGGCCACGACGACCAGAGGCTGGGTTGGTTCCTGCCGCTTTTGTCGCTGGCAGTGCTACGCTACATGAGCGCCTCATCCAACATCATTCACGACTGTGATGAGGTCTTCAATTACTGGGAGCCTCTCCATTTCCTACTCTACAAGACCGGTTTCCAAACTTGGGAATACAG CTCCCAGTTTGCATTGAGGTCTTacttatatattattttccataACTTGGTTGGTTATCCGGCTGCTTGGTGGTTTGGAGAAGAAAAG GTGAGAGTCTTTTATGCCGTGAGGATTTTTCTTGCTATTTTCTCTGTCATTGCGGATGCTGCCCTTGTTGTGGCCCTTTCTAGAAAGTATGGGAAACGTCTTGCTTCGTATACACTGGCAATGCTATGCTTGGCCAGCGGTTGTTTTTTCGCTAGCACTA GTTTCCTTCCAAGTTCGTTCTCTATGTATGCGATGTCTCTATCATCGGCACTTTATCTTTTTGAGAAACCCGCAGCTGCAGTTTTAAGTGCTGCCACTGGAGTTATTCTTGGTTGGCCATTCTCAGTCCTGGCATTTCTTCCACTTACAACTTTTTCCCTCAAGAAAAGGTTTAAACATGCATTTTTGTCTGGTGTCATcacttctctttttcttttg GCACTATCGGCCGTTGTTGATCACTACTACTACGGAAAGTGGACGTCATCCGTTCTCAATCTATTGGTATATAATGTTTTGGGTGGTGGAGAAAGCCACTTATATGGTACTGAAGGGCCACTGTTTTACCTGAAGAATGGGTTCAATAACTTCAACTTTTGTTTCATCCTTGCTCTTCTGTTCATTGTGATCCTTCCCATTGTAAAGAAAAAGTATGCTCCAGATTTGTTAGTCATCATCTCACCTGTCTATATCTGGCTGGCTTTTATGTCTTTGCAGCCACACAAGGAAGAGAG ATTCCTTTATCCAATATACCCTCTTATTTGTGTTGCTGCTTCAGCTGTCATTGACAGCCTTCCTGATTTATTTCGGGATAAGTACAATCCAAATGATCCTTCTGTTCTTGTTACG ATAGCAAAAACTATGCGGCCTTTGGTTCTTGGACTCATTTTATGTGCCTCTCATTCTAGGACATTTTCCTTAATCAATGGTTATTCGGCTCCTGTGGAGATTTACAAACATTTGGAACACTATGATGATGTTGGGGAAG GTTCGGTCCTGTGCGTTGGAAGTGAATGGCACAGATTCCCATCATCTTTTTTTGTCCCCGAGTACATCGGACAGGTGAAATGGATAGATGACGGGTTCCGAGGTCTTCTCCCGCTCCCGTTCAACGCTACCTTGGGTGGCACATCTGCTGCTCCGCCCTATTTCAACAATAAGAACCTTGCTTCAGATCAACAATAT CTCCAAGATATAGACAAATGCACTTTCCTTGTAGAGTTGCATCTCGAAAGACCTTACATTCCTCGTGGGAGTGACTTGAATACATGGGAG GTAATGGCAGCAATGCATTACCTGGATCGCGAAATGTCACCTCCCAAGTACCGGTCATTCTTTATCCCATACCTCTGGCAGCAGAATAATGTCTTCGGTTTGTACAAGCTACTGAAGAGAATACCAAAATGA